A genomic window from Scatophagus argus isolate fScaArg1 chromosome 17, fScaArg1.pri, whole genome shotgun sequence includes:
- the gja4 gene encoding gap junction protein alpha 4, with protein MSRGDWSFLEHLLEEGQEYSTGIGRIWLTVLFLFRLLVLGTAAESAWDDEQTDFVCNTRQPGCTAVCYDRAFPISHFRYFVLQVIIVSTPTIFYFGYVALRAGKDKKEQEDKNEKQAEESRSKGGEIVIERDSNYATKDNAEKKEKQEDGGKCRKAYKVPPVAPKLKGRLLCAYAFSILLKVFLEGGFIVGLWFLYDGFYIAAKFECKGFPCPHTVDCFVSRPTEKTIFTIYTQVIASISLLLNLIELLHLLQLAISHRLEKHYYTQHQDHLPQAERTTAREEIPEVVTEPSQSCKTASHVNLPVQSKAARYSNPCESYRDLAIEVNWGPGEAESDPLPTYVNCMGAMRTTHSPRVHYKKHTHHTGKITKGALKGHSKQKHYV; from the coding sequence ATGTCCAGAGGTGACTGGTCCTTCCTGGAGCACCTGCTGGAGGAGGGCCAGGAGTATTCGACAGGCATTGGCCGCATCTGGCTCACTGTACTCTTCCTGTTTCGCCTGCTGGTACTGGGAACAGCTGCTGAATCTGCCTGGGATGATGAACAAACTGACTTTGTCTGCAACACGCGCCAGCCtggctgcactgctgtgtgctACGACAGAGCTTTCCCCATTTCCCACTTTCGCTACTTTGTCCTGCAAGTCATCATAGTCTCCACGCCGACCATCTTCTACTTTGGATATGTGGCTTTAAGGGCTgggaaagacaagaaagaaCAAGAGGATAAGAATGAGAAGCAGGCAGAAGAAAGCAGAAGTAAAGGAGGAGAAATTGTTATAGAAAGAGACAGTAACTATGCGACTAAAGACAATgcagaaaagaaggagaaacaagagGATGGTGGCAAATGCAGAAAAGCTTACAAGGTCCCTCCTGTGGCTCCTAAACTGAAAGGCAGGCTGCTGTGTGCATATGCATTCAGCATCCTGTTGAAAGTCTTTCTGGAAGGTGGCTTTATTGTAGGTCTGTGGTTCCTTTACGATGGGTTCTACATTGCAGCAAAGTTTGAGTGCAAGGGTTTCCCTTGTCCTCATACGGTGGACTGCTTTGTCTCTCGGCCCACAGAGAAGACCATTTTCACCATTTACACTCAGGTGATCGCTTCCATCTCCCTGCTTCTCAACCTCATTGAGCTGCTCCACCTCCTTCAACTTGCCATCTCCCATCGACTGGAGAAACATTACTACACCCAGCACCAGGACCATCTACCTCAGGCAGAGAGGACAACAGCACGAGAGGAGATTCCAGAAGTCGTAACAGAGCCATCACAGTCTTGCAAAACAGCGAGCCATGTTAACCTCCCTGTCCAGAGTAAGGCTGCACGTTACTCCAACCCCTGTGAGAGCTACAGGGATCTGGCGATAGAGGTGAACTGGGGACCTGGTGAGGCTGAGAGTGACCCGCTTCCTACTTATGTGAACTGCATGGGGGCAATGAGGACCACACATTCACCAAGAGTCCATtataagaaacacacacaccacactgggAAAATCACTAAGGGTGCCCTTAAGGGacactcaaaacaaaaacattatgtaTGA